The Deinococcus proteolyticus MRP genome includes a window with the following:
- the hisG gene encoding ATP phosphoribosyltransferase, with the protein MTQLPPFPDSGRLPRLKIAMQKSGRLSDDTLKLLRACGVRFNLHEARLMAHAEDWPLDLLRVRDDDIPGLVMDGAADLGVVGENVLEEARLEREVAGSPAEYRLLRPLDFGHCRLSIAGRAEEDRAAPLDGKRIATSYPYLLRSWLKREGIQATPVMLTGSVEVAPRAGLADAICDLVSTGGTLEANGLREREVIFRSQAQLIARPGALDAGQQATLERLLRRLDGVQQARESKYIMLHAPVGRLEEVTALLPAAHPTVLRLGHTDAEVAVHAVSTENLFWETMEDLRELGCSNILVLPIEKML; encoded by the coding sequence ATGACTCAGCTTCCTCCCTTCCCGGACTCCGGCCGTCTGCCCCGCCTGAAAATCGCCATGCAGAAATCCGGCCGTCTGAGCGACGATACCCTCAAGCTGCTGCGGGCCTGTGGCGTCCGCTTCAACCTGCACGAAGCGCGGCTGATGGCCCACGCCGAGGACTGGCCGCTGGACCTGCTGCGCGTGCGCGACGACGACATTCCGGGCCTGGTCATGGACGGCGCCGCCGACCTGGGTGTGGTGGGCGAGAACGTGTTGGAAGAAGCGCGGCTGGAGCGCGAGGTGGCAGGCAGCCCTGCCGAATACCGGCTGCTGCGCCCCCTGGACTTCGGGCACTGCCGCCTGAGCATCGCAGGCCGCGCCGAGGAGGACCGCGCTGCGCCGCTGGACGGCAAACGCATCGCCACCTCCTACCCCTACCTTCTGCGAAGCTGGCTGAAGCGTGAAGGCATTCAGGCCACACCGGTGATGCTCACGGGCTCCGTGGAGGTGGCGCCCCGCGCCGGACTGGCCGACGCCATCTGCGACCTGGTCAGCACCGGGGGCACCCTGGAAGCCAACGGCCTGCGCGAACGCGAGGTGATTTTCCGCTCGCAGGCCCAGCTGATTGCCCGCCCCGGTGCGCTGGACGCAGGTCAGCAAGCCACGCTGGAGCGGCTGCTGCGCCGGCTGGACGGGGTGCAGCAGGCCCGCGAAAGCAAATACATCATGCTGCACGCCCCGGTAGGCCGCCTGGAAGAGGTGACGGCCCTGCTGCCTGCCGCACACCCCACCGTGCTGCGCCTGGGCCACACCGACGCCGAAGTGGCGGTCCACGCAGTAAGCACCGAGAACCTGTTCTGGGAGACGATGGAAGATTTGCGCGAACTGGGCTGCTCCAACATCCTGGTGCTGCCCATCGAGAAGATGCTGTGA
- a CDS encoding HisA/HisF-related TIM barrel protein: protein MLIPALDLLGGEVVRLYQGDFAQKTVFAPDPLPLALAYQAAGAGLLHLVDLDGARDPARRQLTLLSRLGHGLTLPLQVGGGIRTTDDIARLLDSGVARVVVGSAAIADPAQAAAWLREFGPEQLTLALDLRLEAGGRRTLLTHGWQAGSERSLDSFLAELTGLGAQPRHILCTDISRDGTLSGPNTALYTALVSEYPQLRWQASGGVSSLDDIAALRRAGVAGVILGKALLTGQFTLPQAQAVWEGTPTPQEAQP, encoded by the coding sequence ATGCTGATTCCGGCGCTGGACCTGCTGGGCGGCGAGGTGGTGCGGCTGTACCAGGGCGACTTTGCCCAGAAAACGGTGTTCGCCCCCGACCCCTTGCCGCTGGCCCTGGCCTACCAGGCGGCGGGCGCGGGGCTGCTGCACCTGGTGGACCTGGATGGGGCCCGCGACCCGGCGCGGCGGCAGCTGACGCTGCTTTCCCGGCTGGGACACGGGCTGACGCTCCCGCTTCAGGTGGGCGGCGGAATCCGCACCACGGACGACATTGCCCGCTTGCTGGACAGCGGCGTGGCCCGCGTCGTGGTCGGCAGCGCCGCGATTGCCGACCCTGCCCAGGCCGCCGCGTGGCTGCGCGAGTTCGGTCCCGAGCAGCTGACGCTGGCGCTGGACCTGCGCCTGGAAGCCGGCGGCCGCCGCACCCTGCTGACCCACGGCTGGCAGGCCGGCTCGGAGCGCAGCCTGGACAGCTTCCTGGCCGAGCTGACCGGTCTGGGTGCCCAGCCCCGGCACATCCTCTGCACCGACATCTCGCGCGACGGCACCCTGAGCGGCCCCAACACTGCGCTGTACACCGCCCTGGTCAGCGAGTACCCGCAGCTGCGCTGGCAGGCGTCGGGCGGCGTGTCCAGCCTGGACGACATCGCCGCTCTGCGCCGCGCCGGAGTCGCGGGCGTGATTCTGGGCAAAGCCCTGCTGACCGGCCAATTCACCCTGCCGCAGGCCCAGGCGGTCTGGGAGGGTACCCCCACACCTCAGGAGGCCCAACCATGA
- the thiC gene encoding phosphomethylpyrimidine synthase ThiC, with translation MTATSNKPAPLDRNAFGKKDAARDLGGLTLGPFAGSRKAYLTHPQQPKIRVPVRVIAQSPTLEQVGPLTRSVPNPDIFVYDSSGPYTDADAQIDLERGLAPVRTWARPRGRTQMQAARAGEITPEMEFVALRENLRQSQETGLTHQHAGLSFGFPMPRELTPEYVRAEVARGRAVIPANVMHTELEPMIIGRGFRVKINANIGNSVVRASIVDEVEKLVWATRWGADTVMDLSTGPQIHQTREWILRNSPVPIGTVPIYQALEKVGGVAEDLTWDIYRETLIEQAEQGVDYFTIHAGVRLPHLPLTARRRTGIVSRGGSILARWCLAHHRENFLYTHFRDICEIMREYDVTFSLGDGLRPGSIEDANDAAQFAELETLGELTRVAWEEGIQTMIEGPGHVPLHLIRENMTRELEACLEAPFYTLGPLTTDIAPGYDHITSAIGAAQIAWHGTAMLCYVTPKEHLGLPDRDDVREGVVTYKLAAHAADLAKGFPGAQVRDNAISKARFEFRWEDQFNLSLDPEKARAFHDETLPAEAAKTAHFCSMCGPQFCSMKLSQDLAGDLRAFMEEGLEQKAQEFRAGGGELYVPAEAGADD, from the coding sequence ATGACCGCTACATCCAACAAGCCAGCCCCGCTGGACCGGAACGCTTTCGGCAAAAAGGACGCGGCGCGTGACCTCGGCGGGCTGACGCTGGGGCCGTTTGCGGGCAGCCGCAAAGCTTACCTGACCCACCCGCAGCAACCGAAAATCCGCGTACCGGTGCGGGTTATCGCGCAGTCGCCCACGCTGGAGCAGGTAGGCCCACTGACCCGTTCGGTGCCCAATCCCGACATCTTCGTGTACGATTCGAGCGGACCGTACACCGACGCCGACGCGCAGATTGACCTGGAACGCGGCCTTGCACCCGTGCGGACCTGGGCGCGGCCCCGTGGGCGCACGCAGATGCAGGCGGCCCGCGCTGGCGAAATCACCCCCGAAATGGAATTTGTCGCGCTGCGCGAAAATCTGCGCCAGTCGCAGGAAACAGGTCTCACGCACCAGCATGCGGGGCTGAGCTTTGGGTTTCCGATGCCGCGTGAACTCACCCCCGAATACGTGCGCGCGGAAGTGGCGCGTGGGCGGGCAGTTATTCCTGCCAACGTAATGCATACCGAACTGGAACCGATGATTATTGGGCGCGGTTTTCGGGTCAAAATCAACGCCAACATCGGCAATTCGGTGGTGCGGGCTTCCATCGTGGACGAGGTGGAAAAACTGGTCTGGGCCACCCGCTGGGGCGCGGACACCGTGATGGACCTTTCGACTGGCCCGCAGATTCACCAGACGCGCGAATGGATTCTCCGCAACAGCCCTGTGCCCATCGGGACGGTGCCGATTTATCAGGCGCTGGAAAAGGTGGGCGGGGTGGCCGAAGACCTCACCTGGGACATCTACCGCGAAACCCTGATTGAGCAGGCCGAGCAGGGCGTGGACTACTTCACCATTCATGCGGGCGTGCGGCTGCCGCATCTGCCGCTGACGGCGCGGCGGCGCACGGGCATCGTGTCGCGGGGCGGATCCATTCTGGCGCGCTGGTGCCTGGCCCACCACCGTGAGAACTTCCTGTACACCCACTTCCGCGATATCTGCGAAATTATGCGCGAGTACGATGTGACCTTCAGCCTAGGCGACGGCCTGCGCCCCGGCAGTATCGAGGACGCCAACGACGCCGCGCAGTTTGCTGAGCTGGAGACCTTGGGCGAGCTGACCCGCGTGGCCTGGGAAGAAGGCATCCAGACCATGATTGAGGGGCCGGGGCATGTGCCGCTGCACCTGATACGCGAGAACATGACCCGCGAGTTGGAAGCTTGCCTGGAAGCGCCCTTCTACACACTGGGGCCGCTCACCACCGACATCGCGCCCGGCTATGACCACATCACCAGCGCGATTGGGGCGGCGCAAATCGCCTGGCACGGCACCGCCATGCTGTGCTACGTGACCCCCAAAGAGCACCTGGGCCTGCCCGACCGTGACGATGTCCGCGAGGGCGTGGTGACCTACAAGCTGGCCGCGCACGCCGCCGACCTCGCCAAGGGCTTTCCAGGGGCGCAGGTCCGCGACAACGCCATCAGCAAGGCCCGTTTCGAGTTCCGCTGGGAAGACCAGTTCAACCTCAGCCTCGACCCCGAAAAAGCCCGCGCCTTCCACGATGAAACCCTGCCCGCCGAGGCCGCCAAGACCGCGCATTTCTGCTCGATGTGCGGGCCGCAGTTCTGCTCGATGAAGCTGAGCCAGGACCTGGCGGGCGACCTGCGGGCGTTTATGGAAGAAGGGCTGGAGCAAAAGGCGCAGGAGTTCAGGGCAGGCGGGGGCGAGCTTTACGTGCCCGCAGAGGCGGGAGCAGATGACTGA
- the argF gene encoding ornithine carbamoyltransferase codes for MTDAVKTSSLYGRHLLSLLDWSAEDILGVLDLAAQLKGARRERQEYPNLHGRNLAMIFEKGSTRTRSAFELGMLDQGGHAVYLDSQGSHIYSKESNKDTARVLGRMYDGIMYRGRLQRTVQELADHAGVPVYNALTDDFHPTQMFADMLTMLEHRPGPAGDIAYAYLGDARNNMGNSLLLLGAKLGMDVRIAAPRDLWPEDAHVARCREFATQSGARLTLTEDVAEAVRGADFIHTDVWVSMGEPVETWGERIGRLLPYQVNSAVMAAAQNPDVRFMHCLPAFHNAATRLGAELMRQHPHLSGGLEVTDEVFESPASVVFDQSENRLHTIKALLVATLCPQPRVRLDAGPPA; via the coding sequence ATGACCGATGCGGTGAAGACCTCTTCTCTTTATGGACGCCATCTGCTGAGCCTGCTGGACTGGAGTGCCGAGGACATCCTGGGCGTGCTGGACCTGGCCGCCCAGCTGAAAGGGGCCCGCCGAGAAAGGCAGGAATATCCCAATCTGCACGGCCGCAACCTGGCGATGATTTTCGAGAAGGGGTCTACCCGTACCCGCAGCGCCTTTGAGCTGGGAATGCTGGACCAGGGCGGGCACGCGGTATATCTGGACAGTCAGGGTTCGCATATTTACAGCAAAGAATCCAATAAAGATACAGCGCGGGTGCTGGGCCGGATGTACGACGGCATCATGTACCGGGGCCGGCTGCAGCGCACCGTGCAGGAGTTGGCAGACCACGCCGGGGTGCCGGTCTACAACGCGCTCACCGACGACTTTCACCCCACCCAGATGTTCGCGGACATGCTGACCATGCTGGAGCACAGACCCGGCCCGGCCGGCGACATCGCCTATGCTTACCTGGGGGACGCCCGTAACAACATGGGCAATTCGCTGCTGCTGCTGGGGGCCAAGCTGGGTATGGACGTGCGGATTGCCGCGCCCCGTGACCTGTGGCCCGAAGACGCCCACGTGGCCCGCTGCCGCGAGTTTGCCACGCAGAGCGGCGCCCGCCTGACCCTGACCGAGGACGTGGCGGAGGCGGTGCGCGGCGCCGACTTTATCCACACCGACGTGTGGGTCAGTATGGGCGAGCCGGTGGAAACCTGGGGCGAACGCATCGGGCGGCTGCTGCCCTATCAGGTGAACAGCGCCGTGATGGCTGCCGCGCAGAACCCGGACGTCCGGTTCATGCACTGCCTGCCGGCCTTTCACAACGCCGCCACCCGCCTGGGCGCCGAGCTGATGCGCCAGCATCCGCACCTGTCGGGCGGCCTGGAAGTGACCGACGAGGTGTTCGAGTCGCCGGCCAGCGTGGTGTTCGACCAGTCGGAAAACCGGCTCCACACCATCAAGGCGCTGCTGGTGGCGACCCTCTGCCCGCAGCCACGGGTCAGGCTGGACGCGGGTCCGCCGGCCTGA
- the thiE gene encoding thiamine phosphate synthase, with amino-acid sequence MGYLYLVATPRPGQSEAEFLARIGAALDGGVDTLQLRCKADDSRYGEARPYIALAEKVRDLAHAHQVPFFVNDRVDVALAAGADGVHLGQNDLPVRWARALALSLLIGRSTHAPEQAAAALAEAPAYFACGPVHATPTKPGRAAVGLDYIRAVAAMQPACPWYAIGGIDVQTIHAALDAGARRVAVVRAVLDAADPAAAAAELRSCLRVQGSKGLGEPT; translated from the coding sequence TTGGGCTACCTCTACCTCGTCGCCACGCCACGACCTGGGCAGAGCGAGGCTGAGTTTCTGGCCCGTATCGGCGCGGCGCTGGACGGCGGGGTGGACACGCTGCAACTGCGCTGCAAGGCTGATGACTCGCGGTACGGTGAGGCGCGACCTTACATCGCACTGGCGGAAAAAGTGCGTGACCTGGCCCACGCCCATCAGGTGCCCTTTTTCGTGAATGACCGGGTAGACGTGGCCCTGGCTGCTGGAGCTGACGGGGTGCATCTGGGTCAGAACGACCTCCCCGTGCGCTGGGCACGCGCACTCGCCCTGTCGCTGCTGATAGGCCGCTCTACCCACGCGCCCGAGCAGGCCGCCGCCGCCTTGGCCGAAGCCCCCGCCTACTTCGCCTGCGGTCCTGTCCACGCCACCCCCACCAAGCCTGGGCGAGCGGCGGTGGGGCTGGACTATATCCGCGCCGTGGCGGCCATGCAGCCCGCTTGCCCCTGGTACGCCATCGGCGGGATAGACGTGCAGACCATTCACGCCGCCCTGGACGCTGGAGCGCGGCGCGTGGCGGTGGTGCGGGCGGTGCTGGACGCGGCGGACCCAGCGGCGGCGGCGGCGGAGCTGAGGAGCTGTCTAAGGGTCCAAGGGTCGAAAGGTCTAGGAGAACCTACTTAG
- the hisB gene encoding bifunctional histidinol-phosphatase/imidazoleglycerol-phosphate dehydratase HisB: MNQPTLFIDRDGTLVLEPPTDKQLDALDKLELEPLVIPALRDLQAAGFRLVMVSNQDGLGTPSFQLESFEAPQRMMLDIFASQGVTFDAVYICPHFPEDGCDCRKPRVGLVLDELRERRFDPQRSYVIGDRETDLELAANMGTEGILYRRGGADGGLDWPAIAARLLDRERTAEVRRTTRETDVTIRVNLDRSGPGRIQTGVGFFDHMLDQIATHGGFALDVAVTGDLHIDEHHTLEDTALALGQALREALGDKRGIGRFGHDRSQEPPTAPEQETSHFVLPMDEVRAECALDLSGRPYLVFSAEFTREKVGELDTSLVEHFFQSLAQTLGATLHLSVTHSGNAHHQVESLFKVFGRALRQCIRREGHQLPSSKGVL; the protein is encoded by the coding sequence ATGAATCAGCCCACCCTTTTTATTGACCGTGACGGCACGCTGGTGCTGGAACCGCCCACCGACAAGCAGCTGGATGCGCTGGACAAGCTGGAGCTGGAACCGCTGGTCATTCCGGCGCTGCGCGACCTGCAGGCCGCCGGCTTCCGGCTGGTGATGGTATCCAACCAAGACGGCCTGGGTACGCCCAGCTTTCAACTTGAAAGTTTCGAGGCACCGCAGCGGATGATGCTGGACATTTTCGCGTCCCAGGGCGTGACTTTTGACGCCGTATACATCTGCCCGCACTTTCCCGAAGACGGCTGCGACTGCCGCAAACCCAGGGTAGGCCTGGTGCTGGATGAACTGCGGGAGCGCCGCTTCGACCCGCAGCGTTCCTATGTCATCGGGGACCGCGAGACGGACCTGGAGCTGGCTGCCAATATGGGCACCGAGGGCATTCTCTACCGCCGGGGGGGCGCGGACGGAGGACTTGACTGGCCCGCCATCGCCGCGAGGCTACTGGACCGCGAACGCACCGCCGAGGTGCGGCGCACCACCCGCGAGACCGACGTGACCATTCGGGTGAACCTGGACCGCAGCGGTCCTGGCCGTATCCAGACCGGCGTGGGGTTCTTCGACCACATGCTGGACCAGATCGCCACCCACGGCGGCTTCGCGCTGGACGTCGCGGTCACCGGCGACCTGCACATCGACGAGCACCACACGTTAGAAGACACCGCGCTGGCGCTGGGGCAGGCGCTGCGGGAAGCGCTGGGCGACAAGCGGGGCATCGGGCGGTTCGGGCATGACCGCAGCCAGGAGCCGCCAACCGCTCCCGAGCAGGAAACCAGCCACTTCGTGCTGCCGATGGACGAGGTGCGGGCCGAGTGTGCCCTGGACCTGTCGGGCCGGCCGTATCTCGTGTTCAGCGCCGAATTTACCCGCGAAAAAGTCGGGGAGCTGGACACCAGCCTGGTCGAGCACTTTTTTCAGAGCCTGGCGCAGACGCTGGGCGCCACCCTGCACCTGAGCGTGACGCACAGTGGCAACGCCCACCACCAGGTGGAAAGCCTGTTCAAGGTGTTCGGGCGGGCGCTGCGCCAGTGCATCCGCCGCGAGGGCCACCAGCTCCCCAGCAGCAAGGGGGTGCTGTGA
- the thiS gene encoding sulfur carrier protein ThiS — MPDNLSPSLSFTLNGQAYPLTPGLTLLALVRSLELDPARVAAAVNEDFYAAGRLPDRPLCPGDTVDVVRMMVGG, encoded by the coding sequence ATGCCCGACAACTTATCTCCCTCTCTCTCCTTCACCCTCAACGGCCAAGCCTACCCCCTCACCCCTGGCCTCACCCTGCTGGCGCTGGTGCGTTCGCTGGAGCTGGACCCGGCGCGGGTGGCGGCGGCGGTGAACGAGGACTTTTACGCTGCCGGACGGCTCCCAGACCGCCCCCTCTGCCCCGGCGACACGGTGGATGTGGTGCGGATGATGGTGGGGGGGTAG
- the hisF gene encoding imidazole glycerol phosphate synthase subunit HisF — protein sequence MTAPVSDLTRRIIPCLDVKGGQVVKGVQFRAHEVVGDPVALARRYAAAGADELVFYDITASSDGRTVGKEWVSDIARVIDIPFCVAGGIRSVGQAREVLSRGADKISVNSPALERPELIEELVAEFGQQCVVVGVDSFQDKAGKYRVYQFTGDEARTRETGWETLDWVREAVRRGAGEIVLNCMNRDGVRQGYDVAQLAAVRAVCPVPLIASGGAGAKEHFTAVFQQAGVDGALAASVFHKGLLELPDLKAELTRQGVPIRPVYTADPSPKGNEPT from the coding sequence ATGACTGCACCTGTTTCGGACCTGACCCGCCGCATCATCCCCTGCCTGGACGTGAAAGGTGGGCAGGTGGTCAAGGGCGTGCAGTTCCGGGCGCACGAGGTGGTGGGCGACCCGGTGGCGCTGGCCCGCCGCTACGCCGCAGCCGGGGCCGACGAGCTGGTCTTTTACGACATCACCGCGTCCAGCGACGGGCGCACGGTGGGCAAAGAGTGGGTGTCGGACATTGCCCGCGTGATTGACATTCCCTTTTGTGTGGCAGGCGGCATCCGCAGTGTGGGGCAGGCCCGCGAGGTGCTCAGCCGGGGCGCCGACAAGATTTCGGTGAACTCGCCCGCTCTGGAGCGCCCCGAGCTGATTGAAGAGCTGGTGGCCGAGTTCGGGCAGCAGTGTGTGGTGGTCGGCGTGGATTCGTTTCAGGACAAGGCCGGCAAATACCGCGTCTACCAGTTCACCGGCGACGAGGCCCGCACCCGTGAGACCGGCTGGGAGACACTGGACTGGGTTCGGGAAGCCGTGCGGCGCGGCGCCGGCGAAATCGTGCTGAACTGCATGAACCGCGACGGCGTGCGCCAGGGCTACGACGTGGCCCAGCTGGCCGCCGTGCGCGCCGTCTGCCCAGTCCCGCTCATCGCTTCGGGCGGGGCGGGGGCCAAGGAGCACTTCACCGCTGTCTTCCAGCAGGCCGGAGTGGACGGGGCGCTGGCCGCTTCCGTCTTCCACAAGGGCCTGCTTGAACTGCCCGACCTGAAAGCCGAACTGACCCGCCAGGGCGTACCCATTCGCCCGGTGTACACCGCCGACCCCAGCCCGAAAGGAAACGAACCCACATGA
- the hisIE gene encoding bifunctional phosphoribosyl-AMP cyclohydrolase/phosphoribosyl-ATP diphosphatase HisIE: protein MTDAETSPQGPLDPTTLDFAKMDGLLPCIVQDADTAQVLMLGYMNEEALERTQERGLVTFYSRSKGRLWTKGESSGHTLQLVRLSTDCDSDALLVLTRPQGPTCHTGAVSCFSVQPPALEMLGRLERTVQGRRDADPQASYTARLLQGEPRRAAQKVGEEGVEVALAALAQSDEELAGEAADLLYHLLVVLALRGLRLADVLAVLHGRSH, encoded by the coding sequence ATGACCGACGCTGAGACATCACCGCAGGGGCCGCTGGACCCCACGACTCTGGATTTCGCCAAGATGGACGGCCTGCTGCCCTGCATCGTGCAAGACGCCGACACCGCGCAGGTGCTGATGCTGGGCTATATGAACGAAGAAGCGCTTGAGCGCACGCAGGAGCGTGGCCTGGTCACCTTTTACAGCCGGTCCAAGGGGCGCCTGTGGACCAAAGGTGAAAGTTCCGGCCACACCTTGCAGCTGGTCCGCCTAAGCACCGACTGCGACAGCGACGCACTGTTGGTCCTGACCCGCCCACAGGGACCGACCTGCCACACCGGGGCCGTCAGCTGCTTTAGCGTGCAGCCGCCTGCACTGGAAATGCTGGGCCGCCTGGAACGCACTGTGCAGGGCCGCCGGGACGCCGACCCGCAGGCGAGCTACACCGCCCGGCTCCTGCAGGGCGAACCGCGCCGCGCGGCCCAGAAGGTAGGCGAGGAAGGAGTGGAAGTGGCCCTGGCCGCTCTGGCGCAAAGTGACGAGGAGTTGGCGGGTGAGGCCGCCGACCTGCTCTATCACCTGCTGGTGGTGCTGGCCCTGCGCGGCCTGCGGTTGGCAGATGTGCTGGCCGTGCTGCACGGGCGTTCCCACTGA
- the hisH gene encoding imidazole glycerol phosphate synthase subunit HisH — protein MAAPGSLAIVDTRCANLASVVFAFGRLGVQPLVTADPAELRAAERVLLPGVGTAGAAMRELERLGLPQVLRSLRQPVLGICLGMQLLTRESEESAQGGQNQRCLGVVDAATRRMEADGLSLPHMGWNRLEVGQPSPLLAGLDGAYVYYVHGYAVPRGPATLAQTTYGQPFSAVLAQGNFYGAQFHPERSGPAGARLLRNFLELEAGRC, from the coding sequence ATGGCGGCTCCGGGTTCGCTGGCGATTGTGGACACCCGCTGCGCCAATCTCGCTTCGGTGGTGTTCGCCTTTGGGCGCCTGGGCGTACAGCCGCTGGTCACCGCCGACCCGGCCGAACTGCGGGCCGCCGAGCGGGTGCTGCTGCCGGGCGTGGGCACGGCGGGCGCCGCCATGCGCGAACTGGAACGCCTCGGCCTGCCGCAGGTGCTGCGCTCGCTGAGGCAGCCGGTACTGGGCATCTGCCTGGGCATGCAGCTGCTGACCCGTGAATCGGAGGAATCGGCGCAGGGCGGACAGAATCAGCGCTGCCTGGGCGTGGTGGACGCGGCCACCCGGCGCATGGAAGCGGACGGCCTGAGTCTGCCGCACATGGGGTGGAACCGGCTGGAGGTGGGGCAGCCCTCTCCCCTGCTGGCGGGCCTGGACGGGGCCTACGTGTACTACGTGCACGGCTACGCGGTGCCGCGCGGCCCGGCCACCCTGGCGCAGACCACCTACGGCCAGCCTTTCAGCGCCGTGCTCGCGCAGGGCAACTTTTACGGCGCGCAGTTTCACCCTGAACGCTCCGGCCCGGCCGGGGCGCGGCTGCTGCGTAACTTTCTGGAACTGGAGGCGGGCAGATGCTGA
- the hisD gene encoding histidinol dehydrogenase, producing the protein MTDRIPPISVWAELDTQARRELLRRPAQSADAEITARVRDILRQVREEGDRALLRLTAQYDRVQLDSPLLSREQVETQAAQVDRTVRRAIDSAQRNIHAFHAAQQPQPVSVDTAPGVRCELRWAPIRTVGLYVPGGSAVLPSTVLMLGVPAALAGCERTVLCSPPDAQGMLSPAVCYAALKVGVTDVVRLGGAQAVAALAYGTASVPRADKIFGPGNAYVTAAKTLASAEAGGPAIDMPAGPSELLVVADASAQAAWAAADLLSQAEHGPDSQVVLVSPERRVLEAVRRELARQLATLPRQDTAARALARSRLILTASLDEAVQVADEYAPEHLSLQVTDPQALSGRIRAGSVFAGHLTPEAGGDYATGTNHVLPTYGAARAFSSLGLADFYRRYTVQTVTAAGLEALAPTVTALAREEGLEAHARAAEVRLNHIPGENA; encoded by the coding sequence ATGACCGACCGCATTCCCCCTATCAGCGTCTGGGCCGAGCTGGACACCCAGGCCCGCCGCGAGCTGCTGCGCCGCCCCGCCCAGAGCGCCGACGCCGAAATCACCGCCCGGGTGCGGGATATTCTGCGGCAGGTCCGCGAGGAAGGTGACCGCGCCCTGCTGCGGCTGACTGCGCAGTACGACCGCGTTCAGCTGGACTCGCCCCTGCTGAGCCGCGAGCAGGTGGAAACCCAGGCCGCGCAGGTGGACCGCACCGTTCGCCGCGCCATTGACAGCGCCCAGCGCAACATCCATGCCTTTCACGCCGCGCAGCAGCCGCAGCCTGTCAGCGTGGACACCGCGCCGGGCGTCCGCTGTGAACTGCGCTGGGCACCTATTCGCACGGTGGGCCTGTATGTGCCGGGCGGGAGTGCCGTGCTGCCCTCGACTGTGCTGATGCTGGGGGTGCCGGCGGCGCTGGCAGGCTGCGAACGGACAGTGCTGTGCAGCCCACCGGACGCCCAGGGCATGCTCTCTCCGGCCGTCTGTTACGCCGCTCTGAAAGTGGGCGTGACCGATGTCGTGCGCCTGGGCGGAGCGCAGGCGGTCGCCGCGCTGGCCTACGGCACGGCCAGCGTGCCCCGCGCTGACAAGATTTTCGGGCCTGGCAACGCCTACGTGACGGCGGCCAAAACCCTGGCAAGCGCTGAAGCGGGCGGCCCCGCCATAGACATGCCCGCCGGCCCCTCCGAGCTGCTGGTGGTGGCCGATGCCAGCGCCCAGGCCGCCTGGGCTGCCGCCGACCTGCTGTCCCAGGCCGAGCACGGCCCCGATTCGCAGGTGGTGCTGGTCAGCCCCGAGCGCCGCGTGCTGGAAGCGGTGCGCCGTGAACTGGCCCGGCAACTGGCCACCCTCCCCCGGCAGGACACCGCGGCCCGCGCCCTGGCCCGGAGCCGCCTGATTCTGACCGCCAGCCTGGACGAAGCCGTGCAGGTGGCGGACGAGTACGCCCCCGAGCACCTCAGCCTGCAGGTGACCGACCCGCAGGCCCTGAGCGGCCGCATCCGCGCCGGCTCGGTGTTCGCCGGGCACCTGACCCCAGAAGCGGGCGGGGACTACGCCACCGGCACCAACCATGTGCTGCCCACCTACGGCGCGGCGCGGGCCTTTTCCAGCCTGGGCCTGGCCGACTTCTACCGCCGCTACACCGTGCAGACCGTGACGGCCGCCGGCCTGGAGGCGCTGGCCCCCACCGTGACCGCCCTGGCGCGCGAAGAAGGCCTGGAAGCCCACGCCCGCGCCGCCGAAGTGCGCCTGAACCACATCCCAGGAGAAAATGCATGA